In Anaerostipes hadrus ATCC 29173 = JCM 17467, a single genomic region encodes these proteins:
- a CDS encoding PTS sugar transporter subunit IIA: protein MKQIYDMLKLENIKILAGVKDWKEAIYTAVQPLVDGGYCEARYSDEIIKNTEKLGPYYVLCENVALIHGSTEQGVIKRQIAITLLKEPVKFKEDGYDVRILVTLAATDAESHMEVLQAMSELFESKESTQRVLDASNEKEIYDLFVGAV, encoded by the coding sequence ATGAAGCAGATATATGACATGTTGAAATTGGAGAATATAAAAATTCTTGCAGGAGTAAAAGACTGGAAAGAAGCAATTTATACAGCAGTTCAACCATTAGTAGATGGTGGATATTGTGAAGCAAGATATAGTGATGAGATCATAAAAAATACAGAAAAACTTGGACCATATTATGTGCTGTGTGAAAATGTGGCATTGATTCATGGGAGTACAGAACAAGGAGTTATCAAACGTCAGATTGCCATTACACTATTAAAAGAACCAGTAAAATTTAAAGAAGACGGATACGATGTAAGAATTCTTGTTACGTTAGCTGCAACAGATGCGGAATCGCATATGGAAGTACTACAGGCGATGTCAGAATTATTTGAAAGCAAAGAAAGTACGCAAAGAGTTTTAGATGCTTCAAATGAAAAAGAAATTTATGACTTGTTTGTTGGGGCAGTGTAG
- a CDS encoding PTS ascorbate transporter subunit IIC, with amino-acid sequence MSFIINILSTPAILVGLISLFGLILQKKPVEDVVKGTVKTIVGFLVLTAGSSFLQTGSLNDFGVIFNYAFNMQGVVPNNEAIVSLGLADFASDTAYIMCIGMIANIVLARFSRLHYIFLTGHHTLYMSAMLAIILNVGNLTGPMLWISGGLILGLIMVISPALCQPTMEKITGTDELGFGHFGGFGYWFSAQIGKLFKDKSKSTEDVNFPQRISFLRDTTVAIGLTMTIFFVVVTFVAVVVRDGMSDPTISAFFKGETQTHWIVWAITKGLSFAGGVYIILSGVRLIIGEIVPAFRGIAEKIVPNAKPAIDCPVVFPYAPNAVLMGFLVSFLGGIVGLFVLGGINKALIPVALILPGVIPHFFCGATAGVFANAEGGLKGCLVGSFLHGLLITFLPAICMPVMGSLNFANCTFSDADFSITGIILGNIAQFVKGGGLFAVCVVLFLLPIIYNVIMPKKKEA; translated from the coding sequence ATGAGTTTTATTATTAATATATTATCAACACCTGCGATTTTGGTAGGTCTGATTTCATTATTTGGTTTGATTTTGCAGAAAAAACCAGTAGAAGATGTTGTAAAAGGAACAGTAAAAACAATTGTTGGATTCTTGGTACTGACAGCAGGTTCAAGTTTTTTGCAGACAGGGTCTTTAAATGATTTTGGTGTGATTTTTAATTATGCTTTTAATATGCAGGGAGTTGTGCCAAATAATGAGGCAATCGTATCGTTGGGATTAGCTGATTTTGCAAGTGATACAGCTTATATTATGTGTATTGGAATGATCGCTAATATCGTATTAGCAAGATTTTCAAGATTACATTACATTTTCTTAACAGGACATCACACATTATATATGTCAGCAATGTTAGCAATTATTTTAAATGTTGGAAATCTAACAGGTCCAATGTTATGGATTTCAGGTGGACTGATCCTTGGACTGATCATGGTAATTTCACCAGCACTTTGTCAGCCTACTATGGAAAAAATTACGGGAACAGATGAACTTGGATTTGGACATTTTGGTGGATTTGGTTATTGGTTTTCAGCACAGATCGGAAAGCTATTTAAAGATAAGAGTAAATCTACAGAAGATGTGAATTTCCCACAAAGAATTTCTTTCTTACGTGATACAACAGTAGCAATTGGTTTAACAATGACAATCTTCTTTGTTGTTGTAACATTTGTAGCAGTTGTTGTGAGAGATGGAATGAGTGACCCAACAATTTCTGCTTTCTTTAAAGGTGAAACACAAACACATTGGATTGTATGGGCTATTACAAAAGGATTAAGTTTTGCAGGTGGTGTATATATCATCTTAAGTGGGGTGCGTTTGATCATCGGTGAGATCGTTCCAGCATTCCGTGGTATTGCTGAGAAGATCGTTCCAAATGCTAAACCTGCAATTGACTGCCCGGTAGTATTCCCATATGCACCAAATGCAGTATTAATGGGATTTCTTGTATCATTCTTAGGAGGTATTGTAGGATTATTTGTTCTTGGAGGAATCAATAAGGCATTAATTCCAGTAGCGCTTATTTTACCAGGAGTTATTCCTCATTTCTTCTGTGGAGCAACAGCAGGAGTTTTTGCAAATGCAGAAGGTGGATTAAAGGGATGTCTAGTAGGATCATTTCTGCATGGATTACTAATTACATTTCTGCCAGCAATTTGTATGCCAGTTATGGGATCTTTGAACTTTGCAAACTGTACATTTTCAGATGCAGATTTTTCTATTACAGGAATTATTTTAGGAAATATTGCTCAGTTTGTAAAAGGTGGAGGATTATTTGCGGTATGTGTAGTATTATTCCTTCTGCCAATTATTTATAACGTTATTATGCCAAAGAAAAAAGAAGCTTAA
- a CDS encoding PTS sugar transporter subunit IIB, with amino-acid sequence MIKSIMCCCGSGLGSSMLVRMNVEKTLQKIGVSGVSVTHSSLSDAAEGAADLFVVGKDLENFVKQLPRVVILDNIMDKTELENKLRTEFEK; translated from the coding sequence ATGATTAAATCAATTATGTGTTGTTGTGGTTCAGGACTCGGATCAAGTATGTTAGTTCGTATGAACGTTGAAAAAACTCTGCAAAAGATTGGAGTATCAGGAGTAAGTGTAACACATTCTTCATTATCAGATGCAGCAGAAGGAGCAGCAGATTTATTTGTTGTAGGAAAAGACTTAGAAAATTTTGTAAAACAATTACCAAGAGTAGTTATTTTAGATAATATTATGGACAAAACAGAGTTAGAAAACAAATTAAGAACAGAGTTTGAAAAATAA
- a CDS encoding transketolase family protein, whose amino-acid sequence MFQLAENRQEAGRELRDCVVETLQELMKDDDKITALEADLGGASGFTKIKKTNPERFIQCGIAEANMMGVAAGLSLTGFKPFTHTFAPFATRRVFDQLFLSGAYAGNTINVYGSDPGFSVASNGGTHTAWEDVALIREIPGAVICDPADDVQMEWIIKEFLKMEGIHYVRSNRKAVRNVYKKGSSFKIGQGNILKEGKDILIIAAGQLVSEALDCAEELEKEGYSVEVIDMFTIKPLDEKLLIKEAKGKSKIVTIENHSIYGGLGSAVSEVIAENGISVPVKRIGVKEKFGQVGTAEFLQEEFGLTAKQIKETICQF is encoded by the coding sequence ATGTTTCAATTAGCAGAAAACAGACAGGAAGCAGGAAGAGAATTAAGAGATTGCGTTGTTGAGACATTGCAGGAACTTATGAAGGATGATGACAAAATAACAGCTCTTGAAGCTGATTTGGGTGGAGCAAGTGGATTTACCAAAATTAAAAAGACAAATCCAGAGCGTTTTATTCAGTGTGGAATTGCAGAAGCTAATATGATGGGAGTTGCAGCTGGATTATCTTTGACAGGGTTTAAACCATTTACGCATACATTTGCACCATTTGCGACAAGAAGAGTATTTGATCAGTTATTTTTATCCGGTGCATATGCAGGAAATACAATCAATGTTTATGGCTCAGATCCAGGATTTAGTGTGGCATCCAATGGTGGAACTCATACAGCGTGGGAAGATGTAGCATTGATAAGAGAAATCCCAGGAGCAGTTATCTGCGATCCAGCAGATGATGTACAAATGGAATGGATCATCAAAGAGTTTTTGAAAATGGAAGGAATCCATTATGTAAGGAGTAATCGAAAGGCTGTACGAAATGTATATAAAAAAGGTTCCTCTTTTAAAATTGGACAGGGAAATATTTTAAAAGAAGGAAAAGATATATTAATTATTGCAGCTGGGCAACTAGTTTCTGAGGCATTGGATTGTGCTGAAGAATTAGAAAAAGAAGGATATTCTGTAGAAGTTATAGATATGTTCACAATTAAGCCTTTGGATGAAAAATTATTGATCAAGGAAGCAAAAGGGAAAAGCAAAATTGTAACCATTGAAAATCATTCAATTTATGGCGGACTTGGAAGTGCGGTTTCAGAAGTGATTGCAGAAAATGGAATTTCTGTGCCAGTAAAAAGAATTGGTGTCAAAGAAAAATTTGGACAAGTAGGAACAGCAGAATTTTTACAAGAGGAATTTGGATTGACCGCTAAACAGATAAAGGAAACAATTTGTCAATTTTAA
- a CDS encoding NAD(P)-dependent malic enzyme, protein MDYNKLALEMHEQNKGKIAVRSKVTVKTRDDLSTAYTPGVAEPCRKIRDNKEEVYRYTAKGNLVAVVSDGTAVLGLGDIGPEAAMPVMEGKALLFKEFADIDAFPICLDTKDTEEIIKTVKNIAPCFGGINLEDISAPRCFEIEKRLKEELDIPVFHDDQHGTAIVVAAGLLNALKFVGKKMEDANIVINGAGSAGISICKLLLQFGAGNVVLVDQKGALCPGEDWMNPAQKDMAEITNKEKQTGTLTEIIKDKDVFIGVSAPNIVTAEMVSTMADDAIIFAMANPTPEIMPDEAKKGGARVIATGRSDFPNQINNVLVFPGIFRGALDARAGQITEEMKMAAARAIASIISDDELNEEYIIPGAFDERVCKAVAKAVAEESQK, encoded by the coding sequence ATGGATTACAACAAACTGGCATTAGAAATGCACGAACAAAACAAAGGTAAGATCGCAGTACGTTCTAAAGTAACAGTAAAGACAAGAGATGACTTAAGTACAGCTTATACACCAGGAGTCGCAGAACCTTGTCGTAAGATCCGTGATAATAAAGAAGAAGTATATCGTTATACAGCAAAAGGTAATTTAGTAGCTGTCGTATCTGACGGAACAGCTGTATTAGGACTTGGAGATATCGGCCCAGAAGCAGCAATGCCTGTTATGGAAGGAAAAGCCCTTTTATTTAAAGAATTTGCAGATATTGATGCATTCCCAATCTGTCTTGATACAAAAGATACAGAAGAGATCATCAAAACAGTCAAGAATATCGCACCATGTTTCGGTGGTATCAATTTAGAAGATATTTCCGCACCAAGATGTTTTGAGATTGAAAAACGTTTAAAAGAAGAATTAGATATTCCAGTATTCCATGATGATCAGCATGGAACAGCCATCGTTGTAGCAGCAGGATTATTAAATGCCTTAAAATTTGTCGGAAAGAAAATGGAAGATGCAAACATTGTGATCAATGGAGCAGGATCTGCTGGAATCTCTATCTGTAAACTATTATTACAGTTTGGCGCAGGAAATGTTGTCTTAGTTGACCAGAAAGGTGCATTATGTCCAGGAGAAGACTGGATGAATCCAGCACAGAAAGATATGGCAGAGATCACAAACAAAGAGAAACAGACTGGAACATTAACAGAGATCATCAAAGATAAAGACGTATTTATCGGAGTTTCTGCACCAAATATCGTGACAGCCGAAATGGTATCTACTATGGCAGACGATGCGATCATTTTTGCCATGGCAAATCCAACACCAGAGATCATGCCAGATGAAGCGAAGAAAGGTGGAGCAAGAGTTATCGCAACAGGAAGATCCGATTTCCCTAATCAGATCAATAACGTATTAGTATTCCCAGGAATCTTCAGAGGAGCTCTGGATGCAAGAGCTGGACAGATCACAGAAGAGATGAAGATGGCAGCAGCAAGAGCGATCGCAAGTATCATCAGTGATGATGAGTTAAATGAAGAGTATATCATTCCAGGTGCATTTGATGAAAGAGTCTGCAAAGCAGTAGCCAAAGCTGTTGCAGAAGAAAGCCAGAAATAA
- the malQ gene encoding 4-alpha-glucanotransferase has protein sequence MKTSGILLPIFSLPSDYGIGCFSKEAYKFVDFLEEAGQKYWQILPLGTIGAGNSPYLSFSSFAGSAYYIDLEQLLEEGLLKKKELESIKEENKGKVDYEKIREDHRKLLRKAYFRFHPDEDYKKFIKDNEYWIGEYAEYMSEKKSKFPESYFCFCQYYFHKQWLALKKYANDKGIQIVGDLPFYVALDGTAFTYHKELFKVDEEGKATVVGGCPPDAFAEDGQVWSNPVYDWEYHKKTDYEWWMKRLRHNFMLYDILRLDHFRGFDEYFEIPAEDETAVNGEWVKGPGMDFFEAMKKELGEKKVIAENLGFLTDSVHKLLDDTGFPGMNVLEFAFGAYDDSIYLPHKYKENSVVYTGTHDNDTVVGWYETLSEDDKKFLEHYLKYSTIERTGTVHLDLISLALESRSDMVIIPLQDYLGLGNEARINTPSTVGGNWEWRVKEEQLTDELKELIRTLTIKYRTVAEENAKKAAEEAQQ, from the coding sequence ATGAAAACAAGCGGAATATTATTGCCAATTTTTAGTTTACCATCAGATTACGGAATTGGATGCTTTTCAAAGGAAGCATACAAATTTGTAGATTTTTTAGAAGAAGCAGGCCAGAAGTACTGGCAGATCCTTCCATTAGGAACGATCGGTGCGGGAAATTCTCCTTATCTTTCGTTTTCAAGTTTTGCAGGAAGTGCATATTATATCGACTTAGAACAGTTACTGGAAGAAGGACTTCTTAAGAAAAAAGAACTCGAATCAATTAAGGAAGAAAACAAGGGCAAAGTTGACTATGAGAAAATCAGAGAAGATCACAGAAAGCTTTTAAGAAAAGCTTATTTCAGATTTCATCCAGATGAAGATTATAAGAAATTTATCAAAGACAATGAATACTGGATCGGGGAATATGCAGAATATATGAGCGAGAAGAAAAGTAAATTCCCAGAAAGTTATTTCTGCTTCTGCCAGTATTATTTCCATAAACAGTGGCTTGCGCTGAAGAAATATGCGAATGACAAAGGAATTCAGATCGTAGGAGATCTTCCATTTTATGTAGCCTTAGATGGAACAGCATTTACATACCACAAAGAATTATTTAAAGTCGATGAAGAAGGAAAGGCAACGGTTGTAGGTGGATGTCCTCCAGATGCATTTGCAGAAGATGGACAGGTATGGTCCAATCCTGTATATGACTGGGAATATCATAAGAAAACAGATTACGAATGGTGGATGAAACGTTTACGTCATAATTTTATGTTATATGATATTTTAAGATTAGACCATTTCAGAGGATTCGATGAATACTTTGAGATTCCAGCAGAAGACGAGACAGCTGTTAATGGAGAATGGGTCAAAGGTCCAGGAATGGATTTCTTTGAAGCAATGAAGAAAGAACTTGGCGAGAAGAAAGTTATCGCAGAGAACTTAGGATTCTTAACAGACAGCGTGCATAAACTTCTAGATGATACAGGATTCCCAGGAATGAATGTTCTGGAATTTGCATTTGGAGCATATGATGACAGCATCTATCTTCCACATAAATACAAAGAAAATAGTGTTGTATACACAGGAACACATGACAATGATACGGTTGTTGGATGGTACGAAACATTATCAGAAGATGATAAGAAATTCTTAGAGCATTATTTAAAATACAGTACGATCGAGAGAACAGGAACTGTACATTTAGACTTGATTTCTCTTGCATTAGAGAGTCGAAGCGATATGGTGATCATCCCACTTCAGGATTATCTTGGATTAGGAAATGAAGCAAGGATCAACACACCATCTACGGTAGGTGGTAACTGGGAGTGGAGAGTGAAAGAAGAGCAGTTAACAGATGAGTTAAAAGAACTGATCAGAACACTGACAATAAAATATCGTACAGTTGCAGAAGAGAATGCGAAGAAAGCAGCCGAAGAAGCACAGCAATAG
- a CDS encoding ABC transporter substrate-binding protein has translation MRLKKVMATGLVAALALSTMVGCSSKKDSSDQKKIGVVQLVEHDALDASYKGFKDGLEKAGYKDGDKIKIEYKNAQNEQSNCQTIAKQFVTDKCDLVLAIATPAAQAMANESKDIPILVTAVTDPADAKLVKSNKKPGTNVSGTSDLTPVAKQMNLLKELIPNAKKVAMLYCSAEANSKFQVGLAKKEAKKLGLTTVDATVSESSEIRQVVESLKGKVDAIYSPTDNMIAAGINTVSMVANEAKIPFIVAEEGMCTGGGLATYGVNYYKLGQQTAKQAVKILEGKAEPKDMPIEYQENADLIINKDTVKTLGIKIPEKLKKEAKMVTTQKKNNK, from the coding sequence ATGAGATTAAAGAAAGTCATGGCAACAGGATTAGTTGCTGCATTAGCATTATCCACAATGGTTGGTTGCTCAAGCAAGAAAGACAGTTCAGACCAGAAGAAGATCGGAGTCGTTCAGTTAGTAGAACATGATGCTTTAGATGCATCTTACAAAGGGTTTAAGGATGGTCTTGAGAAAGCTGGATATAAAGACGGAGACAAGATCAAGATTGAATATAAGAACGCACAGAATGAACAGTCAAATTGCCAGACAATTGCCAAACAATTTGTTACAGATAAGTGCGATCTTGTATTAGCGATCGCAACACCAGCAGCACAGGCAATGGCCAATGAATCAAAAGATATTCCGATTTTAGTAACAGCTGTTACAGATCCAGCCGATGCCAAACTGGTGAAATCAAATAAAAAACCAGGAACAAACGTATCTGGAACATCAGATTTAACACCAGTAGCAAAACAGATGAATCTATTAAAAGAATTAATTCCAAATGCAAAGAAAGTTGCAATGTTATATTGTTCTGCAGAAGCAAACTCCAAATTCCAGGTAGGACTTGCGAAGAAAGAAGCAAAGAAATTAGGATTAACAACAGTCGATGCAACGGTATCAGAATCCAGTGAGATCCGTCAGGTTGTAGAATCCTTAAAAGGTAAAGTTGATGCAATCTATTCACCAACAGACAACATGATCGCAGCAGGAATCAATACAGTATCCATGGTAGCAAATGAAGCTAAGATTCCATTTATCGTAGCTGAAGAAGGAATGTGTACAGGTGGAGGACTTGCAACATACGGAGTTAACTACTACAAGTTAGGACAGCAGACAGCAAAGCAGGCAGTAAAGATCTTAGAAGGAAAAGCTGAACCAAAAGATATGCCAATTGAATATCAGGAAAATGCGGATCTGATCATCAATAAAGACACAGTAAAGACATTAGGAATTAAGATTCCAGAGAAGTTAAAAAAAGAAGCTAAGATGGTAACAACACAGAAAAAGAATAATAAATAA
- a CDS encoding ABC transporter permease — protein MALITNLYSALAQGTLWGIMALGVYITFRILDIADLSCDGTFALGGCISAILITRGVNPFVTLLFALVGGMLAGLVTGWLHTKLMIPAILAGILTMIALWSVNIRVMGGPNVSLLGEDTAFTKVMDLLGVDQTLATLVVGVIIGAIVIAALYWFFGTEIGCALRATGNNEFMVRALGGNTDTSKVLGLVISNGLISVSGALVAQNQGYGDIKMGTGSIVIGLASIVIGEVIFGKRFNFAYILASLIGGAMVYRMIISLVLHFGLSTDDMKLFTAIIVALALGIPALKSKYSHRRTPA, from the coding sequence ATGGCATTAATTACAAATCTTTATAGTGCATTAGCCCAAGGAACATTATGGGGAATCATGGCACTGGGAGTTTATATTACATTTAGGATCTTAGATATCGCAGACTTATCCTGCGATGGAACATTTGCACTCGGTGGATGTATCAGTGCAATCCTTATTACAAGGGGAGTCAATCCATTTGTAACATTATTATTTGCACTTGTAGGAGGAATGTTAGCAGGACTTGTTACAGGCTGGCTGCACACGAAACTTATGATCCCTGCGATCTTGGCAGGTATTTTAACAATGATCGCATTATGGTCCGTTAATATCAGAGTTATGGGAGGACCAAATGTTTCATTACTTGGAGAAGACACTGCATTTACAAAGGTAATGGATCTGTTAGGAGTAGATCAGACACTGGCAACATTGGTAGTTGGAGTCATTATTGGAGCCATTGTGATCGCAGCTCTGTACTGGTTTTTTGGAACAGAGATCGGATGTGCACTTAGGGCAACAGGAAACAATGAATTTATGGTACGTGCTTTAGGGGGAAATACAGATACATCCAAAGTTTTAGGACTGGTGATTTCTAATGGACTGATCTCAGTATCTGGAGCTTTAGTAGCCCAGAACCAAGGATACGGAGATATCAAAATGGGAACAGGATCTATTGTAATTGGTCTTGCATCCATTGTAATCGGAGAAGTTATCTTTGGAAAACGTTTTAACTTTGCTTATATCCTTGCATCACTGATCGGAGGAGCAATGGTATATCGTATGATCATCTCACTTGTTTTACATTTCGGATTAAGTACCGATGATATGAAATTATTCACAGCGATCATCGTAGCATTAGCACTCGGTATTCCTGCTCTCAAATCAAAATATTCACACCGCAGGACACCAGCATAG
- a CDS encoding ABC transporter ATP-binding protein, whose translation MLEIKNVHKTFNKGTINEKKALNGVNLHLDPGDFVTIIGGNGAGKSTTLNMVAGVYPIDQGTIILDGKDISDLPEYKRAYMLGRVFQDPMMGTAAGMQIEENMAMANRRGKKRGLSWGITKKEKEMFKEKLQMLDLGLEDRMTSKVGLLSGGQRQALTLLMATLKKPSLLLLDEHTAALDPKTAKKVLDITEKIVARDNLTTMMVTHNMKDAINIGNRLIMMSDGKIIYDVKGEEKKKLKVADLLQKFEEASGGEFANDRMLLS comes from the coding sequence ATGTTAGAAATTAAAAATGTACATAAAACATTTAATAAAGGAACGATCAATGAGAAAAAAGCATTAAATGGAGTCAATCTTCACTTAGATCCTGGGGACTTCGTAACGATCATCGGAGGAAATGGGGCCGGAAAATCTACAACTCTCAACATGGTAGCAGGAGTCTATCCGATCGATCAAGGAACGATCATTCTAGATGGCAAGGATATCTCAGATCTTCCAGAATACAAACGTGCCTACATGTTAGGAAGAGTATTCCAGGACCCAATGATGGGAACGGCAGCAGGTATGCAGATTGAAGAAAACATGGCAATGGCAAACCGTAGAGGAAAGAAAAGAGGCCTGAGCTGGGGAATCACAAAAAAAGAAAAAGAAATGTTTAAAGAAAAATTACAAATGCTCGACTTAGGACTAGAAGATCGAATGACATCCAAAGTAGGACTATTATCCGGAGGTCAGAGACAGGCATTGACACTGCTTATGGCAACACTGAAGAAACCAAGCCTGCTATTATTAGACGAACACACAGCAGCCCTTGATCCAAAGACTGCGAAGAAAGTACTAGATATCACAGAGAAGATCGTAGCCAGAGATAATCTTACAACAATGATGGTAACACATAATATGAAAGATGCGATCAATATTGGAAACCGTCTGATCATGATGAGTGATGGAAAGATCATTTATGATGTGAAAGGGGAAGAAAAGAAGAAGCTTAAGGTAGCAGATTTATTGCAGAAATTCGAAGAAGCCAGCGGCGGAGAATTTGCAAACGATAGAATGTTGTTGTCTTAA
- a CDS encoding Rossmann-like and DUF2520 domain-containing protein produces MKVGFIGAGKVGCSLYDYFVHNNIPVTGCYTRTQAKVSGTEKQTQKIFTTSIDKILTKSDVLFLTVPDDAIAAVWELVKTYPIQGKFICHCSGSLGSAVLSGIEETGAYGYSIHPMFPFKSKKTAYEDLSQALFSVEGNEEHIEEIMDLLSACPNHIVRLKSEDKPKYHAAAVFASNLAVGLINQAKRLLMECGFDEDAALKALKPLTVTNMNNIFDVGTCDALTGPVERHDIKTVQKHLNALDQETKETYSALTKEIIKLAQMRHPDISYADMKHVLEEEK; encoded by the coding sequence ATGAAAGTAGGATTTATCGGAGCGGGGAAAGTAGGCTGCTCTCTTTATGATTACTTTGTACACAACAATATACCCGTCACAGGGTGTTACACCCGTACACAAGCAAAGGTAAGTGGAACGGAAAAACAGACTCAGAAGATATTTACAACCTCAATTGATAAAATATTAACAAAGAGTGATGTTCTATTTTTAACAGTACCAGACGATGCAATAGCCGCAGTCTGGGAACTAGTCAAAACTTATCCGATACAAGGAAAGTTTATTTGTCATTGCAGCGGATCATTAGGATCAGCTGTTCTTTCTGGAATTGAAGAAACCGGAGCGTACGGTTACTCTATTCATCCAATGTTTCCATTTAAGAGTAAAAAAACTGCATACGAAGATTTATCACAGGCTCTATTCAGTGTGGAAGGAAATGAAGAACACATAGAAGAGATCATGGATCTGTTATCTGCGTGTCCAAATCACATCGTGAGATTAAAAAGCGAAGATAAACCAAAATATCATGCAGCAGCTGTGTTTGCATCGAATCTTGCGGTCGGACTGATCAATCAGGCCAAAAGACTGCTTATGGAGTGCGGATTTGATGAAGATGCAGCACTGAAGGCATTGAAACCGCTGACAGTTACGAACATGAACAATATATTTGATGTTGGAACATGTGATGCACTGACAGGCCCAGTGGAACGCCATGATATCAAAACAGTGCAGAAACATCTGAATGCCTTGGATCAGGAGACAAAGGAAACTTATAGTGCCCTGACAAAAGAGATCATAAAACTTGCGCAGATGCGACATCCTGATATTTCTTATGCAGACATGAAACATGTATTGGAGGAAGAAAAATGA
- the panB gene encoding 3-methyl-2-oxobutanoate hydroxymethyltransferase yields the protein MKTTVSTVQKMKDNGEKITMLTAYDYSTAKLFDEAGIDTMLVGDSLGMVMLGYDSTIPVTVDDMIHHGAAVVRGAKNAMIVVDMPFLSYHTSVYDAVANAGRIMKETGCTAVKLEGGKNVCPQIEAIVNAQIPVCAHIGLTPQSSNMFGGFRVQGKSEEAAKELIEAAQAVEKAGAFMLVLEGIPEKLAAIITKKVHIPTIGIGASAECDGQVLVYQDMLAMYGNFVPKFVKQFAQVGEVMQGAVKDYINAVKEGTFPGPENTYAISDDVIEKLY from the coding sequence ATGAAAACAACAGTAAGCACAGTACAGAAGATGAAGGATAATGGAGAAAAGATCACAATGCTGACAGCATATGATTATTCCACTGCAAAATTATTTGACGAAGCTGGAATTGACACGATGTTGGTTGGAGATTCTCTTGGAATGGTTATGCTTGGATATGATTCAACGATTCCTGTAACTGTTGATGATATGATCCATCATGGAGCAGCCGTTGTAAGAGGGGCAAAAAACGCTATGATCGTTGTCGACATGCCATTTTTATCTTATCACACATCTGTATATGATGCGGTAGCAAATGCTGGACGAATCATGAAAGAAACAGGTTGTACAGCAGTAAAATTAGAAGGTGGAAAAAATGTATGTCCACAGATCGAAGCAATCGTGAATGCACAGATTCCAGTATGTGCCCACATTGGACTGACACCACAGTCATCTAATATGTTTGGTGGATTCAGAGTGCAGGGAAAAAGCGAGGAGGCAGCAAAAGAACTGATCGAAGCTGCACAGGCAGTTGAGAAAGCGGGAGCATTTATGCTCGTTTTAGAAGGAATTCCTGAGAAATTAGCAGCGATCATCACAAAGAAAGTACATATTCCAACGATCGGAATCGGAGCAAGTGCTGAATGTGATGGACAGGTATTAGTTTATCAGGACATGTTAGCAATGTATGGAAACTTCGTACCAAAATTTGTAAAACAGTTTGCACAGGTTGGAGAAGTGATGCAGGGAGCAGTCAAAGACTATATCAATGCAGTCAAAGAAGGAACTTTCCCTGGACCAGAAAATACATATGCGATCAGTGATGATGTCATTGAAAAATTATATTAA